From one Acinonyx jubatus isolate Ajub_Pintada_27869175 chromosome B1, VMU_Ajub_asm_v1.0, whole genome shotgun sequence genomic stretch:
- the ADH4 gene encoding all-trans-retinol dehydrogenase [NAD(+)] ADH4, which produces MGTKGKVIKCKAAIAWEAGKPLCIEEVEVAPPKAHEVRVQIIATALCHTDAHPINPKFKEALFPVILGHEGAGIVESVGPGVTSFKPGDKVIPLYMPQCGKCKFCLSPLTNFCTKLSLVKNPIVDQELMEDKTSRFTCKGKPIYHFMGTSTFTQYTVVSDINLAKIDDDANLERVCLLGCGFSTGYGAAINTAKVTPGSTCAIFGLGGVGLSAIMGCKVAGASRIIAIDINSEKFTKAKALGATDCLNPRNLHKPIQEVIIEMTKGGVDFALDCAGGPEAMRAALDCTTAGWGSCTFIGVDSEIRGLTISPVELIMGRTINGTCFGGWKSIDSIPKLVTDYKNKIFDLDILVTHTLPFDKINEAFDLMNQGKSIRIVLTF; this is translated from the exons ATGGGCACCAAGGGCAAA GTTATTAAATGCAAAGCAGCTATTGCCTGGGAAGCAGGCAAGCCCCTCTGCATAGAAGAGGTCGAGGTAGCTCCTCCCAAGGCTCATGAAGTTCGCGTCCAG ATAATCGCCACTGCCCTGTGCCATACTGACGCCCATCCGATCAATCCTAAATTTAAAGAGGCCCTCTTCCCAGTGATCCTTGGCCATGAGGGCGCAGGAATTGTGGAAAGTGTTGGGCCAGGAGTGACCAGTTTCAAACCAG GTGACAAAGTAATTCCACTCTACATGCCTCAATGTGGAAAATGCAAGTTCTGTCTGAGTCCACTCACAAATTTCTGTACAAAACTCAG tCTAGTCAAAAATCCTATTGTTGATCAAGAACTAATGGAAGACAAAACCAGCAGGTTTACCTGCAAAGGAAAACCAATTTACCATTTCATGGGAACCAGCACCTTCACTCAGTACACCGTCGTGTCAGATATTAATCTTGCCAAAATTGATGATGATGCAAATTTAGAGAGAGTTTGTCTGTTAGGATGTGGGTTTTCAACTGGCTATGGAGCTGCAATCAACACTGCCAAG GTCACCCCTGGTTCTACTTGTGCCATCTTTGGCCTAGGAGGTGTTGGTCTTTCTGCTATAATGGGTTGTAAAGTAGCAGGAGCTTCCAGAATTATAGCTATTGACATCAACAGTGAGAAGTTTACAAAGGCCAAAGCCCTCGGAGCCACTGACTGCCTCAATCCTAGAAACCTACATAAACCCATCCAGGAGGTCATCATTGAAATGACCAAAGGAGGGGTGGATTTTGCCCTTGATTGTGCAGGTGGACCTGAAGCCatg AGAGCAGCCCTGGACTGTACAACAGCAGGTTGGGGATCATGTACTTTCATCGGGGTAGACTCTGAAATTAGAGGATTGACTATATCTCCAGTGGAGCTCATAATGGGCCGTACCATAAATGGAACATGCTTTGgtg GTTGGAAAAGCATTGATTCTATTCCAAAGCTGGTTACTGACTACAAGAATAAGATATTTGATCTGGATATATTGGTGACCCATACCCTGCCTTTTGACAAAATCAATGAGGCATTTGACCTAATGAACCAAGGCAAAAG CATTCGAATAGTCCTGACCTTTTGA